From one Mobula hypostoma chromosome 28, sMobHyp1.1, whole genome shotgun sequence genomic stretch:
- the LOC134338741 gene encoding probable G-protein coupled receptor 139, with translation MVLPLINRIEAIYYPVLACVGVPVNLAAIVILSQGKCGLSGCVTRYLVGMAAADLLVVLSNPVLKWTREFHFQDSFLSITPVCRLLTVAEFAAIFTSVWLTVTFTLDRFVAICCEKFKRKYCTERTAAVAIGIVSVLGCAESAPWFFLFEHVYIINNVPWHCVPSETFLHSIAWGAFEMSHFMLTACTPFVFILLLNIMTASRVLSASKVRRALRGRRDGENVEDAELKNRKRSVILLFCISGSFILLWGTYVGHRFYVRISGNYVYTSTSDPSFIAEHASRMLQILSTCTNTCIYVVTQRKFRAELLRVVTYPSKAILKLCK, from the exons ATGGTATTGCCGCTCATAAACCGGATCGAGGCCATTTACTACCCCGTTCTGGCCTGCGTTGGAGTGCCAG TGAACCTGgcggcgattgtgatcctgtcccagggaaagtgcggtctctcaGGATGTgtcactcgctacctggtgggaATGGCAGCGGCCGATCTCCTGGTCGTTCTATCGAATCCCGTGTTGAAATGGACTCGAGAGTTTCATTTTCAAGATTCATTTCTGTCCATTACTCCGGTCTGCAGGCTCCTGACCGTGGCAGAGTTTGCAGCCATCTTCACTTCTGTGTGGTTGACGGTCACCTTCACATTAGATCGATTTGTGGCCATTTGTTGTGAGAAATTCAAGAGaaaatattgcaccgagagaacggcGGCAGTGGCGATAGGGATAGTGAGTGTGCTGGGCTGTGCGGAGAGCGCACCTTGGTTTTTCTTGTTTGAACACGTCTACATTATTAACAACGTTCCTTGGCATTGTGTACCTTCCGAGACCTTCTTGCACTCCATTGCATGGGGCGCATTTGAAATGTCGCACTTCATGTTAACCGCTTGTACCCCctttgttttcattttattgCTCAATATTATGACGGCCAGTCGTGTTTTATCGGCCAGCAAAGTACGGCGGGCACTCCGGGGCCGGAGGGATGGTGAGAACGTTGAGGATGCTGAGCTGAAAAACCGAAAGAGGTCTGTCATCTTGCTCTTCTGCATTAGTGGTAGCTTCATACTGCTCTGGGGGACATATGTTGGGCATAGGTTTTATGTGCGCATTTCGGGCAATTACGTTTATACATCCACATCTGACCCGAGTTTTATCGCGGAGCATGCGTCGAGGATGCTGCAGATTCTGAGCACCTGTACTAACACATGTATTTATGTCGTGACTCAGCGTAAATTCAGGGCGGAGTTGCTGAGAGTAGTGACGTACCCAAGCAAAGCGATCCTTAAACTGTGCAAGTAA